The following coding sequences lie in one Oceanicola sp. 502str15 genomic window:
- a CDS encoding thiamine pyrophosphate-dependent enzyme: MSGNEAQRTTGEALAAGLAEAGTEVVFGIPGAHMYAFNDALAREAGRIRFIHTRHEQGAGYMAYGYARSTGRPGVFTVVPGPGVLNAGAALSTAYAGGTPVLCVTGNIFSNLIGQGRGQLHELPDQLATLGSLTRWTGRVEHASETGRMLGRAFAEMARGRGGPAAIEAPWDVMASKGTVRGGFEPETVLPPPLDEDQLAQAAEMIAGAENPMIFVGFGAMDAGPEVLALARKLGVPVVAHRSGKGVIPEDDPLAVNMVAGYDLYRECDLVIGIGSRLELPFMRWQWKPEGLKVLRIDIDPTEAVRLKPDAFLLGDAAEACAALLTRVDEGPDRAGAIEAARQAAEAKIDEVQPQVGFLKAIRAALPRDGFFVEEISQVGFTARFAFPVYEPRTYVTSAYQENLGFGYNTALGVKVANPDKAVVAVTGDGGFLFGAQEMATAAQHRIGVVVVVFDNGAYGNVLRDQDTQFEGRRLGAELGNPDFVAMAKSFGLHAERADTPEALEVAVKAAIERDEPALICVKQARGSDGSPWPLLMPAPHGTAPKKGYF; the protein is encoded by the coding sequence ATGAGCGGCAACGAGGCACAACGGACGACAGGGGAAGCGCTGGCCGCGGGGCTGGCAGAGGCGGGGACAGAGGTGGTCTTCGGCATTCCGGGGGCGCACATGTATGCCTTCAACGATGCGCTGGCGCGGGAGGCGGGGCGGATCCGCTTCATCCACACGCGCCACGAGCAGGGGGCGGGGTACATGGCCTATGGCTATGCGCGCTCCACCGGCCGCCCCGGCGTGTTCACCGTGGTGCCCGGGCCCGGCGTGCTCAACGCGGGCGCGGCCCTGAGCACGGCCTACGCCGGGGGCACGCCCGTGCTCTGCGTCACCGGCAACATCTTCTCCAACCTGATCGGGCAGGGCCGGGGGCAGCTCCATGAGCTCCCCGACCAGCTGGCCACGCTCGGCTCCCTCACCCGCTGGACCGGCCGGGTGGAGCACGCCAGCGAAACCGGCCGTATGCTCGGGCGGGCCTTTGCCGAGATGGCGCGGGGCAGGGGCGGCCCGGCGGCGATCGAGGCGCCCTGGGACGTGATGGCCTCCAAGGGCACCGTGCGCGGCGGCTTTGAGCCCGAAACCGTGCTGCCGCCGCCGCTGGACGAGGATCAGCTCGCGCAGGCGGCAGAGATGATTGCCGGGGCCGAGAACCCGATGATCTTCGTCGGCTTCGGTGCGATGGATGCCGGGCCCGAGGTGCTGGCGCTGGCCCGCAAGCTGGGGGTGCCGGTGGTGGCCCACCGCTCCGGCAAGGGGGTGATCCCCGAGGATGACCCGCTCGCCGTCAACATGGTGGCGGGCTACGACCTTTACCGCGAATGCGACCTCGTGATCGGCATCGGTTCGCGCCTTGAACTCCCGTTCATGCGCTGGCAGTGGAAGCCCGAGGGGCTGAAGGTGCTGCGCATCGACATCGACCCGACCGAGGCGGTGCGCCTCAAGCCCGATGCCTTCCTGCTGGGAGACGCCGCCGAGGCCTGCGCCGCGCTGCTGACCCGCGTGGACGAGGGCCCCGACCGGGCCGGGGCAATCGAGGCGGCGCGGCAGGCGGCAGAGGCGAAAATCGACGAGGTGCAGCCGCAGGTCGGCTTCCTCAAGGCGATCCGCGCCGCCCTGCCGCGCGACGGTTTCTTCGTGGAAGAGATCAGCCAGGTCGGCTTTACCGCCCGCTTTGCCTTTCCGGTCTACGAACCGCGCACCTATGTCACCTCCGCCTACCAGGAAAACCTCGGCTTCGGCTACAACACCGCCCTCGGCGTGAAGGTGGCCAACCCCGACAAGGCCGTGGTCGCCGTCACCGGCGATGGCGGCTTCCTGTTCGGCGCGCAGGAAATGGCGACGGCGGCGCAGCACCGGATCGGGGTGGTGGTCGTGGTCTTCGACAATGGCGCCTATGGCAACGTGCTGCGCGATCAGGACACGCAGTTCGAGGGCCGCAGGCTGGGGGCCGAGCTGGGCAACCCCGATTTCGTGGCCATGGCAAAGAGCTTCGGCCTGCACGCCGAGCGCGCCGACACGCCGGAGGCGCTGGAGGTGGCGGTGAAGGCGGCCATCGAGCGGGATGAACCGGCGCTGATCTGCGTGAAGCAGGCGCGCGGCTCGGATGGCTCGCCCTGGCCCCTGCTGATGCCCGCCCCCCATGGCACCGCACCGAAGAAGGGGTATTTCTGA
- a CDS encoding 3-oxoacid CoA-transferase subunit B translates to MDKLSSAAIAWRAAQDIEDGAYVNLGIGFPEMVAQFQPAGRHVTYHSENGILGMGPAPEPGAEDWDVINAGKKAVTLTPGASIFHHADSFAMVRGGHIDLAVLGAYEVAENGDLANWRIGTRGVPAVGGAMDMVTGAKRVAVVTEHVTKHGAPKLVERCTNPLTGVGCVSRIYSSLAVIDVEEGRFVLRERLPGLSMEALQSVTGATLHVEGSVADLVVPEGL, encoded by the coding sequence ATGGACAAGCTCAGCAGCGCCGCCATCGCCTGGCGGGCGGCGCAGGACATCGAAGACGGTGCCTATGTGAACCTCGGTATCGGCTTTCCCGAGATGGTGGCACAGTTCCAGCCCGCCGGCCGGCACGTGACCTACCACAGCGAAAACGGCATTCTCGGCATGGGCCCCGCACCGGAGCCGGGCGCGGAAGACTGGGACGTGATCAACGCCGGCAAGAAGGCCGTCACGCTGACCCCCGGCGCGAGCATCTTTCACCACGCCGACAGCTTCGCCATGGTGCGCGGCGGCCATATCGACCTTGCGGTGCTCGGGGCCTACGAGGTTGCCGAGAACGGAGACCTCGCCAACTGGCGCATCGGCACCCGCGGCGTGCCCGCGGTCGGCGGCGCGATGGACATGGTCACGGGCGCAAAACGCGTGGCGGTTGTGACCGAGCATGTCACCAAGCACGGCGCGCCCAAGCTGGTGGAGCGCTGCACCAACCCGCTGACGGGGGTGGGCTGCGTGAGCCGGATCTACAGCTCGCTGGCGGTGATTGACGTTGAGGAAGGGCGCTTCGTGCTCCGCGAGAGGCTGCCGGGCCTGTCGATGGAGGCCCTGCAATCCGTCACCGGCGCCACATTGCATGTCGAGGGCTCCGTCGCCGACCTCGTGGTGCCCGAGGGGCTCTGA
- a CDS encoding ABC-F family ATP-binding cassette domain-containing protein, producing the protein MLRVSDISFAMEGRPLFEHASAAIPEGHKVGLVGRNGTGKTTLFRLIRGELALEGGDISLPSRARIGGVAQEAPATDESLISTVLAADVERAALMAEAETATDPHRIAEVQTRLADIDAWSAEARAASILSGLGFSHADQQRPCADFSGGWRMRVALAAVLFSQPDLLLLDEPTNYLDLEGALWLEAYLAKYPHTVIVISHDRGLLNRAVGGILHLEDRKLTFYQGNYDSFAETRAARLAVADAENRKQEARRAHLQSFVDRFRAKASKAVQAQSRIKMLARLKPISTPQEAALKAFTFPEPEELSPPIINMEGAAVGYDGTPVLQRLSLRIDQDDRIALLGRNGQGKSTLSKLLAGKLEALSGRMISARKLRIGYFAQHQLDELRPEETPLEHLRRMKPDELPGKHRARLAGFGVMAAQAETPVGKLSGGQKARLSLLIATLDAPHMLILDEPTNHLDMESREALVEALTAYTGAVVLVSHDMHLLSHVADRLWLVDGGTVKPFDEDLEAYRRLLLAAPEKAGKEKEKPKPAKRVSQSDIQALRSELKKAEARVAKLEEMRDKLATKLADTALYDDARKGELATWNGKYAEVMEALERAEAIWLSVSEKLEAAQAAA; encoded by the coding sequence ATGCTGCGCGTATCCGATATATCCTTTGCCATGGAGGGCCGTCCGCTCTTCGAGCACGCCTCCGCCGCCATTCCCGAGGGCCACAAGGTTGGCCTCGTCGGACGCAATGGCACGGGCAAGACAACACTCTTCCGGCTGATCCGGGGCGAGCTGGCCCTTGAGGGCGGCGATATCTCCCTGCCCTCGCGCGCGCGCATCGGCGGCGTTGCGCAGGAGGCGCCGGCCACCGACGAGTCGCTGATCTCCACGGTTCTGGCCGCCGATGTCGAACGGGCCGCGCTGATGGCAGAGGCCGAAACCGCCACCGACCCGCACCGCATTGCCGAGGTGCAGACCCGGCTGGCGGATATCGACGCCTGGTCGGCCGAGGCTCGCGCCGCCTCGATCCTTTCCGGCCTCGGCTTCTCCCATGCAGACCAGCAGCGCCCCTGCGCCGACTTTTCGGGGGGCTGGCGGATGCGCGTGGCGCTCGCCGCCGTGCTGTTCTCGCAACCCGACCTGCTGCTTCTCGACGAGCCGACCAACTACCTCGACCTCGAAGGCGCGCTCTGGCTCGAGGCTTACCTCGCCAAATACCCGCACACGGTCATCGTCATCTCCCACGACCGCGGCCTGCTGAACCGCGCCGTCGGCGGCATCCTCCATCTCGAGGACCGCAAGCTGACCTTCTACCAAGGCAATTACGACAGCTTCGCCGAAACCCGCGCCGCCCGCCTCGCCGTGGCCGATGCCGAGAATCGCAAGCAGGAGGCTCGCCGGGCCCACCTGCAAAGCTTCGTCGACCGCTTCCGTGCCAAAGCCTCCAAGGCGGTGCAGGCCCAGTCCCGCATCAAGATGCTGGCCCGCCTGAAGCCGATCAGCACGCCGCAGGAAGCCGCGCTGAAGGCCTTTACCTTCCCTGAGCCCGAAGAGCTTTCGCCCCCCATCATCAACATGGAAGGCGCCGCCGTGGGCTACGACGGCACGCCGGTGCTGCAACGCCTCTCCCTGCGGATCGACCAGGATGACCGGATCGCCCTTCTGGGCCGCAACGGACAGGGCAAATCCACGCTTTCCAAGCTGCTCGCCGGCAAGCTCGAAGCACTCTCGGGCCGCATGATCTCGGCGCGCAAGCTGCGCATCGGCTATTTCGCCCAGCACCAGCTCGACGAGCTGCGCCCCGAGGAGACCCCTCTGGAGCACCTGCGCCGGATGAAGCCCGACGAGCTGCCCGGCAAGCACCGCGCCCGCCTCGCCGGCTTCGGCGTGATGGCCGCACAGGCCGAAACCCCCGTGGGCAAGCTTTCGGGCGGGCAGAAGGCGCGGCTTTCGCTGCTGATCGCCACGCTGGACGCGCCCCACATGCTCATCCTCGACGAGCCGACCAACCACCTCGACATGGAGAGCCGCGAGGCGCTGGTCGAGGCGCTGACCGCCTACACCGGCGCCGTGGTTCTGGTGAGCCACGACATGCACCTGCTCTCCCATGTGGCCGACCGGCTCTGGCTGGTCGACGGGGGCACGGTGAAGCCCTTTGATGAGGATCTCGAAGCCTACCGCCGCCTGCTGCTCGCCGCGCCCGAGAAGGCCGGCAAGGAGAAGGAAAAGCCCAAGCCCGCCAAACGTGTCAGCCAATCCGACATCCAGGCGCTGCGCTCGGAGCTGAAGAAGGCCGAGGCGCGTGTCGCCAAGCTGGAGGAGATGCGCGACAAGCTCGCCACCAAGCTGGCGGATACCGCGCTTTACGACGATGCCCGCAAGGGCGAGCTGGCCACCTGGAACGGCAAATACGCCGAGGTGATGGAAGCCCTCGAGCGGGCCGAGGCGATCTGGCTGAGCGTGTCGGAAAAGCTGGAAGCAGCTCAGGCCGCGGCTTGA
- a CDS encoding translation initiation factor 3, which yields MDNKMIGGVVVAALAIGGYIYATQSSDEPAPEAEAAAEATEATEEVTEEAEAVEETTEEATEEAAAEGESAIEEAVETVVEDTTAAAEEMTEAVEEAAGEAMEAAEEATGDAVAAMEGATDAAAEAAGDAGDAAAQTADEVVEDTATAVEAAGDAANAAMEQAEEAVEAAEEGATEAASDAMQAASESMEAASEAMDEAAEAVEAAGDTATSTATATADATADTAGEAADSATAMADGSAEAAEGMDLTALTAEGFDLEKVTEMIEGSDLGTFQKTALVKAVEAAKDNPEALAGALDKVKEALGL from the coding sequence ATGGATAACAAGATGATCGGCGGCGTTGTTGTAGCTGCCCTTGCAATCGGCGGATATATTTACGCAACCCAGAGCAGCGACGAGCCGGCCCCCGAAGCCGAGGCCGCCGCAGAGGCCACCGAAGCCACCGAAGAGGTGACGGAAGAGGCGGAAGCGGTCGAGGAAACCACCGAAGAGGCGACCGAAGAAGCCGCCGCCGAGGGTGAGAGCGCCATCGAAGAGGCCGTGGAAACCGTCGTGGAAGACACCACCGCAGCCGCCGAAGAGATGACCGAGGCCGTCGAAGAGGCCGCGGGCGAGGCGATGGAAGCCGCCGAAGAGGCCACCGGCGACGCCGTGGCCGCGATGGAGGGCGCAACCGATGCGGCCGCCGAGGCTGCCGGCGATGCGGGCGATGCTGCGGCGCAAACGGCTGACGAGGTCGTGGAAGACACCGCAACCGCCGTCGAGGCCGCGGGCGACGCGGCCAATGCGGCGATGGAGCAGGCCGAAGAGGCTGTCGAGGCCGCCGAAGAGGGCGCAACCGAAGCCGCCAGCGACGCCATGCAGGCGGCCTCCGAGTCGATGGAAGCCGCGTCCGAGGCGATGGACGAAGCCGCCGAGGCCGTCGAGGCCGCCGGCGATACCGCCACCTCCACCGCGACCGCCACGGCAGACGCCACCGCCGACACCGCCGGTGAAGCGGCCGACAGCGCCACCGCCATGGCCGATGGCAGTGCAGAGGCCGCCGAGGGCATGGATCTGACCGCGCTCACCGCAGAGGGCTTCGACCTCGAGAAGGTGACGGAGATGATCGAGGGCTCCGACCTCGGCACCTTCCAGAAGACCGCGCTGGTCAAGGCCGTCGAGGCCGCCAAGGACAACCCCGAGGCGCTTGCGGGGGCCCTGGACAAGGTGAAGGAAGCGCTCGGCCTCTGA
- the infC gene encoding translation initiation factor IF-3 — MRDTGPRVNDRITASEIRLIGHEGQNVGVVTPQRAMELAEQVGLDLVEISPNATPPVCKIMDFGKYKYETQKKEAEARKKQKIIEIKEIKFRPNTDTHDYEVKMRNVFKFLENGDKVKITLRFRGREMAHQDVGRALLQRVAEDIKEIGKIESMPKMEGRQMVMMINPLPK; from the coding sequence GTGCGTGACACAGGCCCCCGCGTAAATGATCGCATCACCGCCAGTGAAATCCGGCTTATTGGACACGAAGGACAGAACGTGGGCGTCGTGACGCCCCAGCGTGCGATGGAGCTTGCCGAACAGGTCGGCCTCGACCTCGTCGAGATTTCGCCCAACGCCACCCCGCCCGTTTGCAAGATCATGGATTTCGGCAAGTACAAGTACGAAACCCAGAAGAAAGAGGCCGAGGCGCGGAAGAAGCAGAAGATCATCGAGATCAAGGAAATCAAGTTCCGCCCCAATACCGACACCCACGATTACGAAGTGAAGATGCGCAACGTCTTCAAATTTCTGGAGAATGGCGACAAGGTTAAGATCACCCTGCGCTTCCGGGGCCGCGAGATGGCCCACCAGGATGTGGGCCGGGCCCTGCTTCAGCGGGTGGCCGAGGACATCAAGGAAATCGGCAAGATCGAGTCGATGCCCAAGATGGAAGGCCGTCAGATGGTGATGATGATAAATCCGCTGCCCAAGTAA
- a CDS encoding SDR family NAD(P)-dependent oxidoreductase: MTTAPLLIFGAGAIGSAMAEAAQAAPGGPPVHVVSRRPGAPEGTTAHILDAGDATALEGLAGALPAISGLLITTGTLHTERYAPEKSLKALDPEAMAEVYRVNTILPALIFRHFLPRLPRDRPAFAAALSARVGSISDNALGGWVSYRASKAALNQVIRTFSIELARTHPEARLLGLHPGTVATPLSKPYRGNAPRVFTPAESAALLWRTIEASTPEDSGKLLAWDGQEIAP; the protein is encoded by the coding sequence ATGACCACCGCCCCCCTCCTGATCTTCGGCGCAGGCGCCATCGGCAGCGCCATGGCCGAGGCCGCGCAGGCCGCCCCCGGTGGCCCGCCCGTCCATGTCGTCAGCCGCCGCCCCGGCGCGCCCGAAGGCACCACGGCCCATATCCTCGATGCCGGCGATGCCACGGCGCTGGAAGGTCTTGCCGGTGCGCTGCCCGCGATCTCCGGCCTGCTCATCACAACCGGCACCCTCCATACCGAGCGCTACGCGCCCGAAAAGTCCCTCAAGGCGCTGGACCCCGAGGCCATGGCCGAGGTCTACCGGGTCAACACCATCCTGCCCGCGCTGATCTTCAGGCACTTCCTGCCCCGCCTGCCCCGTGACCGGCCCGCCTTCGCCGCCGCCCTCTCGGCCCGGGTCGGTTCGATCTCCGATAACGCCCTTGGCGGCTGGGTCAGCTACCGCGCCTCCAAGGCGGCGCTGAACCAGGTGATCCGCACCTTTTCCATCGAACTTGCCCGCACCCACCCGGAGGCCCGGCTCCTCGGCCTGCACCCCGGCACCGTGGCCACGCCACTCTCCAAACCCTACCGCGGCAATGCGCCCAGGGTCTTCACCCCCGCCGAATCCGCCGCGCTCCTCTGGCGGACGATCGAGGCCAGCACTCCCGAAGACAGCGGCAAACTTCTCGCCTGGGACGGGCAGGAAATCGCGCCCTGA
- a CDS encoding TfoX/Sxy family DNA transformation protein, whose amino-acid sequence MAVKPSPVSSIRNLGPAMEASCGRAGIHSAEQLAELGADETYRRLLKIGVRPHFIAYYVIEMGLQGRPWNDCKGVEKERLRARFDAIVAEAHDPGLSELEKMLDRIGVRAR is encoded by the coding sequence ATGGCCGTGAAACCCTCCCCCGTTTCCTCAATCCGCAATCTCGGCCCCGCCATGGAGGCCTCCTGCGGCCGCGCGGGCATTCATTCTGCCGAGCAGCTGGCCGAACTCGGCGCCGATGAAACCTATCGCCGCCTGCTGAAGATCGGCGTGCGCCCGCATTTCATTGCCTACTACGTCATCGAGATGGGCCTTCAGGGCCGCCCTTGGAACGATTGCAAGGGCGTCGAGAAGGAACGGCTGCGCGCCCGCTTCGATGCCATCGTGGCCGAGGCCCACGACCCCGGCCTGTCGGAGCTGGAAAAGATGCTCGACCGGATCGGCGTGCGCGCGCGGTGA
- a CDS encoding 3-oxoacid CoA-transferase subunit A has product MDKSVAGLAEAVADIADGDVVMIAGFGGSGIPVELVHALVARFRNTGHPGNLTVVNNNAGTGAVGIAAMLDAGMVGKVICSFPRSSQPEAFTRRYEAGEVALELVPQGTLAERIRAGGAGIPAFYTSTGVGTELAEGKPCEEFEGRMYLRERWLKADVALVKAELADRLGNLTYRLAARNFAPIMAMAARKTIAQATRLVAPGAIAPEQVVTPGIFVARVVEVPEPAQEEALVRAGEAF; this is encoded by the coding sequence ATGGACAAGTCCGTGGCCGGTCTGGCCGAGGCTGTGGCCGATATCGCCGATGGCGACGTGGTGATGATCGCCGGCTTCGGCGGCTCGGGAATCCCGGTGGAGCTGGTCCATGCGCTGGTGGCGCGCTTCCGGAACACCGGCCATCCAGGCAATCTGACCGTGGTCAACAACAACGCGGGCACGGGGGCCGTGGGCATTGCCGCCATGCTCGATGCGGGGATGGTGGGCAAGGTCATCTGCTCCTTCCCGCGCTCCTCCCAGCCCGAGGCCTTCACGCGGCGCTACGAGGCGGGCGAGGTGGCGCTTGAGCTGGTGCCGCAGGGCACGCTGGCCGAACGGATCCGGGCCGGTGGTGCAGGCATCCCCGCCTTCTACACCTCAACCGGCGTCGGCACCGAGCTGGCCGAGGGCAAGCCTTGCGAAGAGTTCGAGGGCCGGATGTATCTGCGCGAACGTTGGCTGAAGGCCGATGTGGCGCTGGTAAAGGCCGAGCTGGCCGACAGGCTCGGCAACCTCACCTACCGCCTCGCGGCGCGCAACTTTGCCCCGATCATGGCCATGGCCGCCCGCAAGACCATTGCCCAGGCCACACGGCTGGTGGCTCCGGGCGCAATCGCGCCCGAGCAGGTGGTCACGCCGGGCATTTTCGTTGCCCGCGTGGTGGAGGTGCCCGAACCCGCGCAGGAAGAGGCGCTGGTGCGGGCAGGGGAGGCCTTCTGA
- the mmsB gene encoding 3-hydroxyisobutyrate dehydrogenase has protein sequence MSKTIAFIGLGNMGGPMSGNLVKAGHVVQGYDLSEAARRAAETQGVLTFQDLKEAVQGADAIITMLPNGPLVLDVWGQLAEIVPAGTILIDSSTIDVDSAIAAHELLTSKGCLTLDAPVSGGTGGAEAGSLTFMTGGSEAALQSGAPLLEPMAGRVVRCGSPGAGQAAKICNNMLLGISMIGACEAFALGEKLGLEHQALFDVISTSSGQCWSVNTNCPVPGPVPTSPANRAYQPGFAAALMLKDLRLAQQAALSRGAQTPLGAEAAQLYGMYDALDEKGSDFSGIISLLRGAADRASKPS, from the coding sequence ATGAGCAAGACAATCGCATTCATCGGCCTCGGCAACATGGGCGGCCCGATGTCGGGCAACCTCGTGAAGGCGGGCCATGTCGTTCAGGGCTACGATCTTTCCGAAGCCGCGCGCAGGGCAGCCGAGACGCAGGGCGTCCTGACATTTCAGGATCTCAAGGAGGCCGTTCAGGGGGCCGACGCGATCATCACCATGCTGCCCAACGGCCCCCTCGTGCTGGACGTCTGGGGCCAGCTTGCCGAGATTGTCCCCGCTGGCACCATCCTGATCGACAGTTCCACCATAGATGTCGACAGCGCCATCGCAGCCCACGAGCTTCTTACAAGCAAAGGGTGCCTGACCCTAGATGCGCCGGTCTCCGGCGGCACCGGCGGGGCCGAAGCCGGCAGCCTGACCTTCATGACGGGCGGGTCCGAGGCCGCCCTCCAGTCCGGCGCCCCGCTGCTGGAGCCGATGGCCGGGCGCGTGGTGCGTTGCGGCAGCCCCGGTGCCGGACAGGCCGCCAAGATCTGCAACAACATGCTGCTGGGCATTTCGATGATCGGTGCCTGTGAAGCCTTCGCGCTTGGCGAAAAGCTCGGGCTCGAACATCAGGCCCTCTTCGATGTCATCTCCACCTCTTCCGGTCAGTGCTGGTCGGTCAACACCAATTGCCCGGTGCCCGGCCCGGTCCCGACCTCCCCTGCCAACCGCGCCTATCAACCGGGCTTCGCCGCCGCCCTGATGCTCAAGGACCTCCGCCTTGCCCAGCAGGCCGCCCTGTCGCGCGGCGCACAGACGCCCCTCGGTGCGGAAGCGGCCCAACTCTACGGCATGTATGACGCCCTCGATGAAAAAGGCTCCGACTTCTCTGGCATCATCAGCCTGCTGCGTGGCGCGGCGGACAGAGCCTCCAAACCATCCTGA
- a CDS encoding transglutaminase-like cysteine peptidase: protein MNMARSVIVGLLFASAALAPVAPASAAGLYLVAARSAPAPSGAKRLCAEFAWACQARSGPERPSEVALVQRVNRAINATTREVSDRSQYAREEHWALPTKRGGDCEDFALVKKRELIRQGVAPARLLIATALDRQRRSHAVLIYRGAGGDLVLDNQTDSLRGWQQTGYVFLRMQNPADPRRWVSGFATR from the coding sequence ATGAACATGGCACGATCTGTCATTGTCGGACTTTTGTTTGCATCGGCGGCGCTGGCCCCTGTGGCCCCCGCATCCGCGGCGGGCCTCTATCTGGTCGCCGCGCGCTCTGCCCCGGCGCCGAGCGGCGCCAAGCGGCTCTGCGCCGAGTTCGCCTGGGCCTGCCAGGCCCGTTCCGGGCCCGAGCGGCCCTCCGAGGTGGCCCTCGTGCAGCGTGTGAACCGCGCCATCAATGCCACCACGCGCGAGGTGTCGGACCGCAGCCAATACGCCCGCGAAGAGCATTGGGCGCTTCCCACCAAGCGCGGTGGCGACTGTGAGGATTTTGCGCTGGTCAAGAAACGCGAGCTGATCCGGCAGGGCGTGGCCCCGGCGCGTCTGCTCATCGCAACCGCGCTCGACCGGCAGCGCCGCAGCCACGCGGTTCTGATCTATCGCGGCGCCGGCGGCGATCTGGTGCTCGACAACCAGACAGACAGCCTGCGCGGATGGCAGCAGACCGGCTACGTGTTCCTGCGTATGCAGAACCCGGCCGATCCGCGCCGTTGGGTCTCGGGGTTCGCTACGCGCTAG
- a CDS encoding DUF4112 domain-containing protein, protein MKDMTAESPLSDDPALHGPAIDAEIAALHRLARRMDAIFRIPGTSVDVGLDTFLGLIPVVGDTLAAAPSAYIIYKAHRLGATPGALAYMGFNMALDWSIGSIPVIGDIFDAAYNANIRNVSLLEKNLAKQAARARDVSARRPEIRLG, encoded by the coding sequence ATGAAAGATATGACCGCCGAGAGCCCCCTTTCCGACGACCCTGCCCTGCACGGCCCGGCGATTGATGCCGAAATCGCCGCGCTGCACCGCCTTGCCCGGCGGATGGATGCGATCTTCCGCATTCCCGGCACCTCGGTGGATGTTGGGCTCGATACCTTTCTCGGCCTAATCCCGGTGGTTGGCGACACCCTCGCCGCCGCGCCCTCTGCCTATATCATCTACAAGGCCCACCGGCTCGGAGCGACGCCCGGCGCCCTGGCCTACATGGGGTTCAACATGGCGCTCGACTGGTCGATCGGCTCGATCCCGGTGATTGGCGACATCTTCGACGCCGCCTATAACGCCAACATCCGCAATGTCTCCCTGCTGGAGAAGAACCTTGCGAAGCAGGCCGCCCGCGCCCGCGATGTCTCGGCCCGCCGCCCCGAGATCCGCCTCGGCTAG
- the ndk gene encoding nucleoside-diphosphate kinase produces MATERTLSIIKPDATRRNLTGKINAKFEEAGLRIVAQKRIKLSIEQAGKFYEVHAERPFYGELCEFMASEPVVVQVLEGEGAILKNREVMGATNPADAAPGTIRAEFAESVGENSVHGSDAPETAAEEIAYFFSGLELVG; encoded by the coding sequence ATGGCCACCGAACGCACCCTTTCGATCATCAAGCCCGACGCCACCCGCCGCAACCTCACCGGCAAGATCAACGCCAAGTTCGAAGAGGCCGGTCTGCGGATCGTCGCCCAGAAGCGGATCAAGCTCTCGATCGAGCAGGCCGGCAAGTTCTACGAAGTACACGCCGAGCGCCCGTTCTACGGCGAACTCTGCGAGTTCATGGCCTCCGAGCCGGTGGTTGTGCAGGTGCTGGAAGGCGAGGGCGCCATCCTGAAGAACCGTGAAGTGATGGGCGCGACCAACCCCGCCGACGCCGCCCCCGGCACCATCCGCGCCGAGTTTGCCGAGTCGGTCGGCGAGAACTCGGTGCACGGCTCCGACGCCCCCGAGACCGCGGCGGAAGAGATTGCCTACTTCTTCTCCGGCCTCGAGCTGGTGGGCTGA